A region of Theileria annulata chromosome 2, complete sequence, *** SEQUENCING IN PROGRESS *** DNA encodes the following proteins:
- a CDS encoding uncharacterized protein (hypothetical protein, zinc finger, conserved), which yields MESARDITILKDEKSEFPILCETCLGPNPLIRMMKQNMGKECKVCERPFTIFRWKPGPKSRYKQTIICQICAKIKNLCQTCLFDLQYGLPIQVRDKFMNNPIELPDSNKNLIYKLNNIQTNNEPQIDPHNEEILKRISRVAPYYRRNKPRLCTFWIRGICNRGEECPYSHEQDSFDPSLSKQNILGRYKGKNDPLALKIFKQLELERDNERDKEKENEKGSEMEYPSMNPTEAIKRLN from the exons ATGGAGAGTGCTAGAGATATAACAATATTGAAAGATGAGAAATCAGAATTTCCAATATTATGTGAAACATGTTTAGGACCAAATCCATTAATACGTATGATGAAACAGAATATGGGTAAAGAATGTAAAGTATGTGAACGTCCATTTACAATCTTTAGATGGAAACCAGGACCAAAATCAAGATATAAACAAACTATCATTTGTCAAATTTGtgctaaaattaaaaatttatgtCAAACTtgtttatttgatttaCAATATGGATTACCAATACaa GTACGagataaatttatgaataatCCAATAGAATTACCAGattctaataaaaatttaatatataaattaaataatatacaaactAATAATGAACCACAAATTGATCCACACA ATGAAGAAATATTGAAGAGAATATCAAGAGTTGCTCCATATTATCGTAGAAATAAGCCAAGATTATGTACATTTTGGATACGTGGTATATGTAATAGAGGTGAAGAATGTCCATATTCACATGAACAAGATTCATTTGATCCAAGTTTATCCAAACAAAATATACTCGGTAGATATAAAGGTAAAAATGATCCATTAGCCTTAAAAATCTTCAAACAACTTGAACTTGAACGAGATAATGAGAGAGATAAAGAGAAAGAGAATGAGAAAGGTAGTGAGATGGAATATCCATCAATGAATCCAACTGAAGCtattaaaagattaaattaa
- a CDS encoding uncharacterized protein (chr2.C.cand.37 - hypothetical protein;~2 probable transmembrane helices predicted for TA15635 by TMHMM2.0 at aa 91-109 and 239-261) translates to MSNRLIYNLRLFNKFNKNFSTQINKNIKLTNKNNLPINNLPINKNNLSTEKNINILKEKNIKKNNQQFVKELYEKNIYILNLKRLRPFLKFLLYQSIPIFILMFLYKYFEEKKLKSIKPILTEIDLIKHIINTLKNSTTILINKNNFIFINQTNFTNLLQTISNNKLYELQLYIQDYNEELNNIKLLTINRNKYTYIIFEGKLKNIENNLQIIFILLLIKMESGQFYNKIIKLINFKKIILIIILIIILIIILIILLIIFSILRRKSINVMVIGPNNSGKTSFVYKFVNNKFPLTVTSQKNNLIQIFINNKRINLYDVIDIKFINNCKYILLLDSTCRKSIKQFSYILFQIINYVTGSSVTGSSITGSGTRKSIYNTNITKVNSSKDITVVPGTNTLTTGTLRPSTVTEGKGANFTAMECTIGPSTVTEEKILNKIAAVTNFGESDTFSVDTNTNITKGISKAPFGAGTVGTTGAVGASTVTALIICNKNDIYNSKNINEIERIIMLELELLSTESNELNKFLCNLTSLKDLERIGISINLMSYSIKNSNLQEIKEFIMK, encoded by the exons atgtctaatagattaatatataatttacgtttatttaataaatttaataaaaatttttctacacaaattaataaaaatataaaattaactaataaaaataatttaccaattaataatttaccaattaataaaaataatttatcaactgaaaaaaatataaatatattaaaag aaaaaaatattaaaaaaaataatcaacAATTTGTTAAAGAATTGtatgaaaaaaatatttatatattgaatTTGAAAAGATTAAGACcatttttgaaatttttattatatcaatCTATAccaatatttatattaatgtttttatataaatattttgaagaaaagaaattaaaatcaataaaacCAATTTTAACCgaaattgatttaataaaacatataataaatacattaaaaaattctacaacaatattaattaataaaaataatttcatattcattaatcaaacaaattttacaaatttattacaaacaataa gtaataataaattatatgaattacaattatatatacaagattataatgaagaattaaataatattaaattattaacaattaATCGTAAtaa gtatacttatataatatttgaaggaaaattaaaaaatattgaaaataatt tacaaataatttttatacttttattaATCAAAATGGAATCTGGAcaattttacaataaaattattaaattaattaattttaaaaaaataatattaataataatattaataataatattaataataatattaattattttattaataattttttcaattttgaGAAGAAAGAGTATTAATGTTATGGTTATTGGACCGAATAATTCTGGTAAGACTAgttttgtatataaatttgtgaataataaatttccaTTAACAGTAACATCACaaaagaataatttaatccaaatttttattaataataaaagaataaatttatatgatgttattgatattaaatttattaataattgtaaatatattcttttattaGATTCTACTTGTAGAAAATctattaaacaattttcttatatactttttcaaattattaactacGTTACGGGGtcttccgttacggggTCTTCCATAACGGGGTCAGGTACACGGAAAAGTAtttataatactaatattactaaGGTTAATAGTAGTAAGGATATAACAGTTGTACCTGGTACTAATACCTTAACTACAGGTACCCTTagaccaagcaccgtaactgagggaaagggagctaattttacagctatggagtgtaccattggaccaagcaccgtaactgaggagaaaattttgaataaaattgCTGCTGTAACTAATTTTGGGGAGTCGGATACTTTTTCCGTGGATACTAATACCAATATTACTAAGGGTATTTCCAAGGCCCCTTTTGGGGCTGGTACGGTTGGTACTACTGGTGccgttggagcaagcaccgttactgcgttaataatatgtaataaaaatgatatatataatagtaagaatataaatgaaatagaaagaataataatgttggaattggaattattatcaacagaatcaaatgaattgaataaatttttatgtAATTTGACAAGTTTAAAGGATTTGGAAAGAATTGgaatttcaataaatttaatgtcatattcaataaaaaattcaaatttacaagaaattaaagaatttatcatgaaataa
- a CDS encoding uncharacterized protein (chr2.C.cand.36 - hypothetical protein, conserved): MFSYDIDEEYDEELKEKLRWNDPINQNIIQQNDIPKCRYNMVPNRFNIEPGYRWDGVIRGNNYEKRWFEARNIEIAKNKESYLNNISEL, encoded by the exons atgtttagTTATGATATTGATGAAGAATATGATGAAgaattaaaagaaaaattaagATGGAATGATCCAAttaatcaaaatattattcaac AGAATGATATACCGAAATGTAGATATAATATGGTTCCGAAtagatttaatattgaaCCAGGTTATAGATGGGATGGTGTAATAAGAGgtaataattatgaaaaaagATGGTTTGAA gctagaaatattgaaattgctaaaaataaagaatcatatttaaataatatttctgaattataa
- a CDS encoding uncharacterized protein (hypothetical protein;~Apicoplast targetting peptide predicted by the PlasmoAP tool;~3 probable transmembrane helices predicted for TA15650 by TMHMM2.0 at aa 10-32, 39-58 and 62-84;~Signal anchor predicted for TA15650 by SignalP 2.0 HMM (Signal peptide probability 0.000, signal anchor probability 0.997) with cleavage site probability 0.000 between residues 37 and 38): MKFDIKLLEFYSNIFDIIFLLITLLFYLLFLFKLNFTKLKFNFIFFLSIFKFLLNFFLFHKFNFYISFLYNFIWFIIFKGYNNLKPLHMISHTNTNTTTTTHLTHKLH; this comes from the coding sequence atgaaatttgatataaaattattggaattttattcaaatatatttgatataatttttttattaattactttattattttatttattatttctttttaaattaaattttactaaattaaaatttaattttatattttttttatccatttttaaatttcttttaaactttttcttatttcataaatttaatttttatatttcttttctatataattttatttggtttattattttcaaaggTTATAATAATCTTAAACCATTACATATGATCTCacatactaatactaatacaaCTACAACTACACATTTAACTCATAAATTACactaa
- a CDS encoding cathepsin-like cysteine protease, putative (chr2.C.cand.32 - PF00112 Papain family cysteine protease;~Signal peptide predicted for TA15665 by SignalP 2.0 HMM (Signal peptide probability 0.663, signal anchor probability 0.260) with cleavage site probability 0.331 between residues 24 and 25), with the protein MLFKVCKLKYFILLFIIIISHVKLDLPIHTLTKDVIGIWKIYETELYDKFQNCGSTYPNKNIENLKIDNFKEYLQEIYGELYVKFIELSDERFFNRTLLYPRNTWSYFTIKNPLNNQILGHWTLVYDEGVMIDINDKNYFGYFKYNNIKNNECKQITQNIEDEYGNIKCYVTDSNRLQIGWYSKKINNNYKFGCFYMEKLKYNNNKNYIIDLTFNTTHNELEFSTPTEFSTPSQFSPNFPPTNPNSPNNKINTLNSLINPINPISTNWKNNINNPIDPINMIWKNKLGIGYENISPLRFIQLCKGVNYQVINNFNTSVTVTGPPNSSNRTNGTSTEDTTGASTVTEGNSTIQIAAPKVGTSTTNTLGKGANSTLMECTTTNNTIEEKNINTIAVVTKTGESGTNSNTHTDTTGKGVNDTFNSPGKGANYTFDTTGKGANSTAMECISEKNLNEIAVVTKTRESSNNSKDVTNDIKHTEDGEEVVTKGPLRTVGTKAVGMVGPSGSVGTACRGPVTVTEKSFPNNWTWGDPFNGLEEDIYTTSQGECGSCYIYSSLYVISKRYQILFKKLYPNYNWKLKQFQLSINDILTSPYSQGCYGGFLMLVGKHIKEFGIHSDNRIEQNNQIEQIEQIEQIEQFNDQNDNKWYIENYGYVGGCYECTNEINMMNEIITNGPIAVAIYSPIQLFYYTNGIFNNNYKHGIICDLPYNNLNGWEYTNHAIIIVGWGIEIINDEEIKYWICKNTWGKNWGIEGYFKIKKGINLCGIESQAVYFDPTLIKGLSKKLIQIYNKIK; encoded by the exons atgttatttaaagtgtgtaaattaaaatattttattttattatttataataataatatcacATGTTAAATTAGATTTACCAATACATACATTAAca AAAGATGTAATTGGTATATGGAAAATATATGAAACAGaattatatgataaatttcaaaattgtGGTAGTACATATcctaataaaaatatagaaaatttgaaaattgataattttaaagaatatttaCAAGAAATTTATGGTGAATTAtatgttaaatttattgaattatCTGATGAACGATTTTTTAATAgaacattattatatccaAGAAATACTTGGTcttattttactattaaaaatccattaaataatcaaattcTAGGCCATTG GACATTAGTATATGATGAAGGTGTAATGATAgatataaatgataaaaattattttg gttattttaaatataataatattaaaaataatgaatgtAAACAAATTACACAAA ATATTGAAGATGAATATggtaatataaaatgttatgTAACAGATTCAAATAGATTACAAATAGGTTGGTAtagtaaaaaaattaataataattataaatttggttGTTTTTATAtggaaaaattaaaatataataataataaaaattatattattgatttaaCTTTTAATACAACACATAATGAATTGGAATTTTCTACACCTACAGAATTTTCAACACCTTCACAATTTTCTCCTAATTTTCCTCCAACTAATCCAAATTCaccaaataataaaattaatactcTAAATTCACTAATTAATCCAATTAATCCAATTAGTACTAATTGGaagaataatataaataatccAATTGATCCAATTAATATGATTTGGAAGAATAAATTGGGAATTGgatatgaaaatatatcaCCATTAAgatttatacaattatgTAAAGGTGTAAATTATcaagtaataaataattttaatacttccgttacggtgactggtccaCCAAACAGTTCTAACCGTACCAACGGTACCAGTACTGAGGATACTactggagcaagcaccgttacggaaGGAAATTCTACTATCCAAATTGCTGCTCCTAAAGTAGGTACTTCAACTACCAATACcctgggaaagggagctaattctacccttatggagtgtactactactaataatactattgaggagaaaaatattaatactattgctgttgtaactaaAACTGGGGAGTCAGGTACTAATTCTAATACCCATACCGATACCACTGGAAAGGGAGTTAATGACACTTTTAATAGtccgggaaagggagctaattaCACTTTTGATACTactggaaagggagctaattctacagccATGGAGTGTATTAGTGAGaaaaatttgaatgaaattgctgttgtaactaaAACCAGGGAGTCAAGTAATAATTCTAAGGATGTTACTAATGATATTAAGCATACTGAGGATGGTGAGGAAGTTGTTACTAAGGGACCCTTACGGACTGTTGGTACTAAGGCAGTTGGTATGGTAGGCCCTTCGGGATCTGTTGGTACTGCTTGTCGtggaccagtcaccgttACGGAAAAAAGTTTCCCAAATAATTG gACTTGGGGTGATCCATTTAATGGTCTTGAAGAAGATATATATACCACAAGTCAAG GAGAATGTGGTAGttgttatatatatagttcATTATATGTAATAAGTAAAAGatatcaaatattatttaaaaaattatatccaaattataattggaaattaaaacaatttcaattatcaattaatgatatattaaCATCC CCATATTCACAAGGTTGTTATGGTGGTTTCTTAATGCTTGTTGGTAAACATATTAAAGAATTCGGTATCCACTCAGATAACCGAATTGAACAAAATAATCAAATAGAACAAATTGAACAAATTGAACAAATAGAACAATTTAATGATCAgaatgataataaatg GTATATTGAGAATTATGGATATGTTGGTGGTTGTTATGAATGTacaaatgaaataaatatgatgaatgaaataataacaaatgGTCCAATAGCAGTAGCAATTTATTCACcaatacaattattttattatacaaatg gtatatttaataataattataaacatGGTATTATATGTGATTTACCATATAATAATCTTAatg GATGGGAATATACAAATCATGCTATAATAATAGTTGGTTGGGgtatagaaataataaatgatgaagaaataaaatattggATATGTAAAAATACTTGGGGTAAAAATTGGGGTATAGAAggatattttaaaataaaaaaaggtataaatttatgtgGTATAGAAAGTCAAGCTGTTTATTTTGATCCAACATTAATAAAAGGTTtatcaaaaaaattaatacaaatttataataaaataaaataa
- a CDS encoding uncharacterized protein (chr2.C.cand.35 - hypothetical protein) produces MKKINIIEEEEDYGNINVEEEIDDINFEESDEELPIVINEDEFIKQFTINEKTKSPSPPRKVINELDIEDDIVYRDKYGKRITRDQWLLLNQVK; encoded by the exons atgaagaagattaatataattgaagaagaagaagattatggtaatataaatgtagaagaagaaatagatgatataaattttgaagaatcagatgaagaattaccaattgttattaatgaagatgaatttataaaacaatttaccatca atgAAAAAACAAAATCACCATCACCTCCAAGAAAAGTTATTAA TGAATTGGATATTGAAGATGATATTGTATATCGTGATAAATATGGTAAACGTATAACAAGAGATCAATggttattattaaatcaagtaaaataa